TTTTCATTCTGGTTGTTGCCGTTCGCGTTTTTGACGCTGGCATCTACTTTGTTTATGCAGGGTGGTGCGCCCAACTTTGGTTGGACTTTCTATGCGCCGTTGTCGACCACCTATGCGCCGCCATCAGTCACTTTCTTTATCTTTGCTGTGCACATTATGGGTGCGTCTTCCATTATGGGTTCAGTCAATATCGTTGCCACAGTGCTTAACATGCGCGCACCAGGCATGACGCTGATGAAAATGCCGATGTTCTGTTGGACTTGGTTGATCACTGCATTTTTGTTGATCGCGGTAATGCCTGTATTGGCAGGCGCAGTCACCATGATGTTGATGGATATTCACTTTGGCACTTCGTTCTTTAGTGCTGCTGGTGGTGGTGATCCTGTGTTGTTCCAGCATGTGTTCTGGTTCTTCGGCCATCCTGAGGTTTACATCATCATCCTGCCGGCATTTGGCGTGGTATCGCAAATTATTCCTACTTTTGCGCGCAAACCTTTGTTCGGTTACAGCTCCATGGTGTATGCCACTGCCGCCATTGCTTTCTTGTCTTTCATCGTCTGGGCTCACCACATGTTCGTGGTTGGTATTCCATTGGCTGGTGAAATGTACTTCATGATCGCTACTATGCTGATTGCAGTGCCAACGGGCGTAAAAGTGTTCAACTGGGTAGCCACTATGTTCCGTGGTTCTATCAGTTTTGAAACGCCGATGCTGTTTTGTATTGCGTTTCTGATTCTGTTTACTGTGGGCGGCTTCTCAGGATTGATGTTGTCATTGGCGCCGGTTGATTTCCAATACCACGACAGTTATTTCGTTGTTGCTCACTTCCACTATGTCATGGTGGCGGGTGCGCTGTTTTCTATGTCCGCTGCGGTTTACTACTGGCTGCCTAAATGGTCGGGTCGTATGTATTCCGAAACGATGGGTAAAACGCATTTCTGGATTTCGTTTATCGGTTTCAACCTGACCTTCTTCCCGCAACATTTTGTTGGCTTGGCTGGTATGCCGCGCCGTATTCCTGACTACAACCTCATCTTTGCCGATTGGAACATGGTGTCGTCTATTGGTGCGATGATTTACGGCGCATCTCAAGTGCTGTTCTTGTTCAATGTTGTACGCACAATTGTTGCAGGCAAGCCAACAACAGAAGCAAAAACATGGGATGGTGCACAAGGTTTGGAGTGGACGGTTCCTTCGCCGGCGCCGTATCACACCTTTAGTGTGCCGCCTGAGTTTAAATAAACCGTAGAACGCGAACAGGATAAATGGGGCAAATTGACAAGAAAGGCGACAAATACATTGTCGCCAAGTTGTTCGTCGGCGCAG
The DNA window shown above is from Cellvibrionales bacterium and carries:
- the ctaD gene encoding cytochrome c oxidase subunit I codes for the protein MAHGPAKGLSRWLFTTNHKDIGTMYLWFSFAMFLLGGAFALVIRAELFKPGLQLVEPEFFNQMITMHGLVMVFGAIMPSFVGLANWMIPMMIGAPDMALPRMNNFSFWLLPFAFLTLASTLFMQGGAPNFGWTFYAPLSTTYAPPSVTFFIFAVHIMGASSIMGSVNIVATVLNMRAPGMTLMKMPMFCWTWLITAFLLIAVMPVLAGAVTMMLMDIHFGTSFFSAAGGGDPVLFQHVFWFFGHPEVYIIILPAFGVVSQIIPTFARKPLFGYSSMVYATAAIAFLSFIVWAHHMFVVGIPLAGEMYFMIATMLIAVPTGVKVFNWVATMFRGSISFETPMLFCIAFLILFTVGGFSGLMLSLAPVDFQYHDSYFVVAHFHYVMVAGALFSMSAAVYYWLPKWSGRMYSETMGKTHFWISFIGFNLTFFPQHFVGLAGMPRRIPDYNLIFADWNMVSSIGAMIYGASQVLFLFNVVRTIVAGKPTTEAKTWDGAQGLEWTVPSPAPYHTFSVPPEFK